The stretch of DNA GCGTTGCGTGGTGTATGGGCTTGTGCATGTCTGGCGCTGTTCTTACTTGGTTCTGACCTGTCCATCAGAGTCCCAAATATCCGACTTATGCAGGGTCCGAGGCAGTGTCCCGTTGAGTGGTGTACATGAGGTTGTGCCTCTCAGCGGTTGTTTGTCATGTTAGGCGGCGGGGAGTTCGGGTGTGTACAGCGTGGTGACCTCTCTGGGTGGTTGTCCGATCTGGTTCATGGATCCTTCCGATAGGTAGCGTTTGTCAGCGGTCTGCCATTCGTCGTGGGTTTCGGCCAGGACGGCTCCGACGAGTCGGATCACGGAGGCGTCGTTGGGGAAGATCCCGACGACTCTCGAGCGGCATTTAATCTCTTTGTTGACCCGCTCGAGCGGGTTCGTTGACGCGATCTTGGGCCAGTGCGCCTGTGGGAACTTCGCGTAGGCGGTGACGTCGTGTTCAGCGTCGGAAAGCAGTTCAGCCGCTTTCGGGTACCGTGTTTCGAGCATCGCGATGACCTGCCGGAGCTGGTGACGGGTGGATTCGGCGTCGGGTTGCACGAAGATGGTCCGCACGGTCGCTCCGATCATCTGTTTATGGCTCTTGGGGAAGTGGACATTCCCAAGAGCCACACGGTGACCCCTCAAACAGAAGGACCAACCCCAATTTCCACCACTTCACGGGACACATACCTGGTCTTCCCGTGACGGGGCCATCTATCTGGGTCTAGCCCACTCTATGCAGACACCCCCTATTCGGGTACTAACGTCTAGATCTACTCATATTGTGCGACGCAGAGCGCCTCGAGTTCGGCCGTTTTCTCTTGTAGCTCAACGGTTCTTCGCTCCAGGATGGAGTTCAAATAGTGTCCCGTCAGGTCCGCCCGGGTCGCGGTCTCGGTGCGCGTGGGTTCTGTTCGCCGGGTTCGCGACCCCCGTCGATCTTTAGCGATTGGAGAGTGTGGATCTGCGGCTCTGGATAGTTTCGAGGCGGCGCCGCGTGGCGGGAGTGAGCTGGGGATCTGTTGGGTAGGCCCAGGTGCTGGTTTCTTGTGTTGTCGCGGTGAAGAACGTATCGAGTTCCATGAGTAGGCGGGTGGTGATGTCGATGGTCATGGCAATCACGTGGAGCCGCTCGGGGTACTGCCGCCGTCCGTTGAACTCGAGGCGCTCTTGACCTGGCCCCCCGATGTCTTTTTCGAGCATTGAGAGGGGTCCACCTTCTGCCAGGTATTCGTCGACGATATCGACCATCTCGTCCAACATTTCCCGGGCGGTCCTGCCGGCGTTATCCATGGACGCCGCCAGGTCAGCAACGGTACCCTGATCTCCGTAGAACAGGCGGAGGATGCCCTCGATCTCAAAGCGGGGCGCCTGCGGTTTTGTGCTCAGCCAATCTCGCAGGGCTTCTCGACCTTGACGAGTGATGGTGTAGCGCTTTCGGGTTCTCTTGCCGGCTGGTTCGTTCTCGACGGTCGCCCATCCCCGACTAACCAGACGCTTCTGCTCTCGATACAGGTGCCCCTCAGACGACGGCCAGACGTATCGGAGGCTCCTCCGCACCTGATGGGTCAGTTCATACCCGGTCCAGGAACGGACAGCCAGCAACCCAAGGAGACCATATGTAGTTGCGGAGTTCTTCTTCGTCATTGAGTCCATACTACTCGCAATGCGAGTAGATATGCTGTATGTTGTAGATGGACACGCCGGTTGGGGCAACCGTGTGCAAAACAACAGAAGGGAGCCAGGAAGCTATGGGTGTTGGAACACTCCGCTGTGTGGTGATCAACGTCACCGATCTGCCGCTCGCCTACAGATTCTGGGGAGCAGTTACCGGACTCGAAGTCATCGGTTCAGAAGACGGATGGCATGACTGGCTTGGATATCTGGGAACGAAGAACCCGTGGAGACACGAAATCACCCTTCAGAGGATCGACACCTCCCCACTAGAGATCCAGGCACCTTCGGCCGACAAGCCGAATCAAGTTCATATCGACATCACGCCAAACAACGGCATCGACCAGGCGATCCAAGAAATCATCGAGTTGGGTGGCAGCGTCAAGAAGCCGCCAAGCCTCTACCCCAGACCCGGATCGCGTGGAGACGATCGGCCACTCATCGACTGGGCAGTCATGCAAGACCCGTTCGGCAACGAGTTCTGCCTCGTCGACAATCTCACCCTCGACCAGTCGACTGCAGCCACGGACGCCGTCGACGCCTCCACGGATGAGCAATGGAGAATCGCAGCGGGCGTCACGTCCTAGGACGTTGGGAATGAGCTACCTTGGATCGATGACGTAATGATGGTCGATGGTGGCATCGGCGGATCGTTTCTGACGGGTGTCCTCGCAGCGAACAACTCCAAAGCGCAGGAGGTCGTCGTCATCCTTGATTCGTGCATGAGCGGAGCGCTCGGTCAGTTGCCGCAGCTCGGGTCCGAGAAGGCACACCTGCGAGAAGGCGTGGCCGTCTTGACAGCCAGCCGGTCCGGTCAGGCGTCGGTCAAGAGCGGCAGTCGGGGGCTGTTCACAGAGTTGGTGTGCGGTGTGCTCCAAGTCGGCGGCGCTGATGTCCTCGGTCAGGTGACGGTCGCTTCCATTTATGCGTACGTTGAGGAAGCGCTCGGGCCTTGGGACCAACGCCCACTATTCAAGGCTCACGTTTCGAAGTTGGTACCGCTCCGCACCGTCCAGGCGGTGGTGCCTTTGGCCACGCTCCGGCTCCTACCCCGCTGGTTCGCCAATCCGACCGCGCTCTTTCCACTTGACCCATCCTTTGAAGATACCGAAGAGCCCAGGAACCCAAAGAACGAGGAGACGTTCAAGAACCTCCAAACATGCCGTGCAGCAAAACTGGTGGAACCGGTCGGCGAGGATCACATGTACTACGCAGCCATGAACTCGACTGGATGCCAGTTGACTGCGCTTGGGCGCAGATATTGGCGGATGGCGCAAGAGGACAAGTTGTGAAGCTAGGAATCACGGGTCACCAGAACCTTCCACCTCAGGTCATCACCGAGATCAAGGGTGCGATCCGGAACCTCGCCAGCGTAGAGCAGATTTGCCTGGTTGGGTCGCTCGCCGTCGGCGCCGACCAAGTCGCAGCCGAGGAAGTCCTCTTGCAAGGTGGTCTTCTCGAGGTTGTCGTGCCGTGCGATCGGTATGAGTCGATCTTCGCCGACGGGAGTTCGCTTGAGACCTACCAACGCCTGATTGCTCAGGCCACAGCCGTGTCCGTGCTCCCTTTCCCCGAGCCGAGCGAGGCGGCGCTTATGGCGGCCGGAGTCGTGGTCGTTGAGAGATCCGACCAAGTCCTGGCAGCGTGGGATGGCGAGCCGTCGCGCGGTCTTGGAGGTAATTCCGACGTTGTGCGATATGCGAAGCGGGAGCACAAACCAGTTACCAATGTGTGGCCCCGGGGGCTTGAGCGCGAATAGTGTCGATCATGCATGATCGTTGCGATGAGCGTATGTGTGGTTCAACCCAGAACAATGTCATAGCCACATCCTGATCCCTGGATACGGCCATGCGCGATACGATTGTCCACCACACTTCGTCGCGGCTCGATTGAAGGTCCCCGCTGGTCAGAGCGGGGCGGCCCTCTGAAGGGGCATGTTGTAGGCGTTGCCTATGTCGCGACCCGTTCTCCGACGGGGGTTACGTTTCTCGATACCTGGTTCTCAGGACGCGCATAGGACGCGGTTTGTTGAGAAACGCTACGAATTGAGGAGTGCCAATAAGTAGTGAAACCCGTAGTATGTAAGCGTTTCTGCCGATTCGGCAGGTCACATACCTCCCCTGACGTGCCTTCACACGGCAGGGGTCGCCGCTTCAAATCCGGTATCGCTCGTCACGCGGAAACGCTGGAAGCGCTGCGCCCACAGCAGCTCCAGGGGGTTGAGTCATGCCATCTTCCTAAGTGTCGATACACTCCGAATCACGGCGTCCCGCGGCCCACACTGCGGATTCCACGAGCAAGACGAATACGGGGTAGCGACAGGACATGAACATTGGGGATCTACGGTTCGCCGTGAGGAGGGGGCAACCCGAACCTTCGCGGGCGGAGCGCACGCCGACGGTGGCGGCTGGCGGTTCGTGGACCAGACACCGCCGAGACGCGCTCTGTTCAAGCTCAGAGCGACCCGAGCACGGCTGTACAACCTGCCGAACCCGACGCCCCCTCCGGCCCGTCCCGCCGAGTTTGTCGACACCCACTCGCGAGGTATGGTGCACCTATGCGACTGATTTACCTCGTACGTCATGGGCGCACCGCGTCGAACAGGCGGAAGCGAGTGATGGGTTGGCTAGACGAGAGCATCGAGCCAGCCTCCCAGGCGGATGCTGAAGCTGTAGCGAGGGCGCTGGTCGACGAGGATGTCGGTTCCATCGTGTCGAGTCCCCTGCACCGGGCGTTGGCGACGGCGGCTCCGCTTGCAGCGTTGGTCGGCCTCGAACCGCGGATCGACGACCGCTTCGGCGAGATGCATGTGGGCCCGTGGGAGGGCTTGTCCGAGGACGAGGTCGCCGCCCAGTGGCCTGCCGAGTGGCAGGAGTGGCGGACCGAGCCACACAGGTTGCAGCTCCGCGGTCGAGAGACGTTGGCCGACCTGAACGTACGGGTAGCCGAAGCGCTCGAACAACTCTCCTCCGAATCAGTCGTTACCGGCGCTGCCGTGGTGTTCACCCACGACGCGGTGGTGCGGGCCGCCGTCGCCTGGGCGCTCGGTACGGGGCCGGAAATCTACCGCCACGTCGCGGTCGCCAACTGCTCGATCACGACGGTGCGCATCGTCGACGGCCTTCCTCACCTCCTGCGGACGAACGACATCGGCCACCTCGACGGGGCCCGGGGCCAGGGGTGACTCCTCGGGCGTGGACCTCGTTACGTACCCGTACCCGTTCCCGACGCTCACCGGCAAGCGGCGAGCGCGCACAACCTGGTGGGCAACCGCCGCCAGAGAGGTGACCACCGCAATACCGCTTCCGGCGAAACTATCGGGGTGACCGGGCCGGGCGAGCCCGATGAACCGAAGGCCCGCAGCCTCGGCGATCGCCGCGTCACGCATCGCATCGCCGACGAAGAGCACGTCGCTCGGCGCGACACCGATCAAGGCCGCCCACTCCGCGAGCTGCTCTGCCTTGGGGTGGTCAGGCCGCCACCCGTCGATGGCCGTCGCGAGTTCGGACAGCTCATGGCGTCGGCAGAATCGCTGGACGAGCTCACTCCGAGTGCTGCTGCACACCAGGATGGGCACGCCGGCGCGACGGAGCCGGGCAAAGGCCGGCCCGGCGTCGGCGAACGGTCGACAGCCATCAATAAGGGCCTCCTTCTCAGATTCGAACCAGGCGGCGACCTCGTGGGCGTGAAGATGGCCCGCAGTGATGACGTCGAGCTGGGTACGAAAGTCGTCGCCGGCGGTCGCGAGGTAACGGCGAGTCGCCTCGCTCCGCGCCAAACCGAACTCGGCGGTTAGCAACGAGGTAGCGAGATCAGTGAGAACGCCCATGGTGTTAGCCACGGTGCCGTCGAAGTCGAACGCTACAGCACGGACCCCCAGGTAGTTCGAGCCGGGGCCTTCCGCCCACCACGACGCCCGCAGCCGCACGCTGATTATCCACATAGATAGTACCCCAATCACCGCCATGGCGACGAATAGAGCACCGGCGTGGATCGCCGCACCGAGGGCGCCGAGGGTCACGATCAGCAACCGCAGGTCGCGACCCCGGCCGCCCGCGACGAGGGCACCGTGGTAGTGATGGTCGAGGTCGGTGGCCGCCTTGGCTGTGGTGTAGCTGACCAGCAGGTGTCCGACGATGGTCACGCCACTGACGACGACCACGATCGATACTTGAGCCGACCCGAATACATTAGCGAGGTCGTTGCTGGTCGCGAGGTAGACGGCCGCGCCCGTGAACAGGAGCCCGTCGGCGACACGATCGAGCACCGCATCGAAGAAGCCGCCGAAACGCGACGAACGGTGGGTTAGCCGGGCGACTTCGCCGTCACTGCCATCGAGCACGCTCGCCAGTGTGACCAGGACGGCAGCGAGCAACGGAGCGTGGGCGACGAACGCCGCAGCCGCAGCCGCGGCCGCGGCGAACGCGACAAGCGTGATCTGGTTCGGCGTGATCGTGGGGATCGCACGGAGCAGCGCCGGGGTCACAAGCCGCTGCGATACAGCGCGGTTGAGCCTCGCCGCCACCGCACCATCAAGGGCTTTACCGGTGCCCCGGAGGAGGAACCGGTTGCCCCTGCGATAGTCGGTTGAGGTGTCGACATCGAACCACCATTCGTCATCGACCAACTCCAAGGCCCGGGCAGCACCGGCGTCGGCCACCACCTGTATGGCGCCGGCGAGTGTGCTATCGCCGTTTGCGGACGCTTCCTTCACCGCGTCGAACAACGCCGGACTACAGACAAACGCCCCGACATCGAACGCGTCGTAGTCGGTCAACGTCTTGGCGATAGCCTCGACCTGATCACCGATGAGTCGAACTTTCATGGCGTCGGCGGCATCAACGCCAACGGCGCGGCCCAGCGACCTGTCGATAGCCGCGACCACCTCGCCCGGCGCGACCGCGGTCTCCCGGAGACGTCGCAGGAATGCCGGTGCGAAGACGTGATCAGCCATCACCAGCGCAAACGGTGCTTCCCCGACGGCCTCCCTTGCTGCGAGCACCGAGAGCCCGTTGCCATCTCGATACCTCTCGTTGTGCGCCACCACTACGGCCACTCCGCGTCGGCGACTCACCTCAAGTGCGTGCCGCGCGACGCGATCACCCTGGTGGCCGGTGACCACGACAACCTCGTCGAAGCCAGCCTCGTGTGCGGCAACGATTGAACGCTCGAGCAGGCTCAACCCTCCGAGCCGCACTAATACTTTCTCGGTCCCCCTG from Acidobacteriota bacterium encodes:
- a CDS encoding PadR family transcriptional regulator, translated to MTKKNSATTYGLLGLLAVRSWTGYELTHQVRRSLRYVWPSSEGHLYREQKRLVSRGWATVENEPAGKRTRKRYTITRQGREALRDWLSTKPQAPRFEIEGILRLFYGDQGTVADLAASMDNAGRTAREMLDEMVDIVDEYLAEGGPLSMLEKDIGGPGQERLEFNGRRQYPERLHVIAMTIDITTRLLMELDTFFTATTQETSTWAYPTDPQLTPATRRRLETIQSRRSTLSNR
- a CDS encoding transposase — encoded protein: MALGNVHFPKSHKQMIGATVRTIFVQPDAESTRHQLRQVIAMLETRYPKAAELLSDAEHDVTAYAKFPQAHWPKIASTNPLERVNKEIKCRSRVVGIFPNDASVIRLVGAVLAETHDEWQTADKRYLSEGSMNQIGQPPREVTTLYTPELPAA
- a CDS encoding NTP transferase domain-containing protein, translated to MRPRRMVVLAAGFGSRLRRRGTEKVLVRLGGLSLLERSIVAAHEAGFDEVVVVTGHQGDRVARHALEVSRRRGVAVVVAHNERYRDGNGLSVLAAREAVGEAPFALVMADHVFAPAFLRRLRETAVAPGEVVAAIDRSLGRAVGVDAADAMKVRLIGDQVEAIAKTLTDYDAFDVGAFVCSPALFDAVKEASANGDSTLAGAIQVVADAGAARALELVDDEWWFDVDTSTDYRRGNRFLLRGTGKALDGAVAARLNRAVSQRLVTPALLRAIPTITPNQITLVAFAAAAAAAAAFVAHAPLLAAVLVTLASVLDGSDGEVARLTHRSSRFGGFFDAVLDRVADGLLFTGAAVYLATSNDLANVFGSAQVSIVVVVSGVTIVGHLLVSYTTAKAATDLDHHYHGALVAGGRGRDLRLLIVTLGALGAAIHAGALFVAMAVIGVLSMWIISVRLRASWWAEGPGSNYLGVRAVAFDFDGTVANTMGVLTDLATSLLTAEFGLARSEATRRYLATAGDDFRTQLDVITAGHLHAHEVAAWFESEKEALIDGCRPFADAGPAFARLRRAGVPILVCSSTRSELVQRFCRRHELSELATAIDGWRPDHPKAEQLAEWAALIGVAPSDVLFVGDAMRDAAIAEAAGLRFIGLARPGHPDSFAGSGIAVVTSLAAVAHQVVRARRLPVSVGNGYGYVTRSTPEESPLAPGPVEVADVVRPQEVRKAVDDAHRRDRAVGDRDVAVDFRPRTERPGDGGPHHRVVGEHHGSAGND